A region of Fibrobacter succinogenes subsp. succinogenes S85 DNA encodes the following proteins:
- a CDS encoding bile acid:sodium symporter family protein → MLNLIRAVSRFLSTYTSLFVIACAVIAFFIPMLFGWVHGNTSSIILGIIMLSMGLTITMDDVRNLMKRPGDIFLGAVAQYTIMPLVAFTLTKVFGLDPYLAIGIILVGCCPGGVSSNVMSFLAKGDVTYSVSMTMASTLLAPLMTPLLVLWLADTSIEVNAVGMFLNILYVTVFPIAIGFTCNYFFGKRAGFKEFQSNMPAVSVIGLALIVGGVIVTVRPQLLTNGFGLIALILAVVFLHNGLGYVLGYSVGRLFKFNTAKKRTISIEVGVQNAGMATVLAGAFFANPENLALHPEAALCVVPCAISCAYHSISGTILAGIYAHMDKKKAVQG, encoded by the coding sequence ATGCTTAATTTAATAAGGGCTGTTAGCCGCTTTTTATCGACATACACATCGCTTTTCGTCATCGCATGTGCAGTCATCGCATTTTTCATCCCCATGCTTTTTGGCTGGGTTCACGGCAACACAAGCTCGATTATTCTCGGCATCATCATGCTCAGCATGGGCCTTACCATTACCATGGACGATGTCCGCAACTTGATGAAACGTCCTGGCGACATTTTTCTCGGCGCCGTCGCGCAATACACCATCATGCCGCTCGTCGCATTTACACTCACGAAAGTCTTCGGGCTTGACCCGTATTTGGCCATCGGCATCATCCTAGTCGGTTGCTGCCCAGGCGGCGTTTCAAGTAACGTTATGAGCTTCTTGGCTAAAGGCGACGTGACCTATTCCGTGAGCATGACCATGGCAAGCACACTTCTCGCTCCGCTCATGACTCCGCTTTTGGTCCTTTGGCTTGCTGACACGAGCATCGAAGTGAACGCCGTCGGCATGTTCCTCAACATCCTTTACGTGACCGTCTTCCCGATTGCAATCGGTTTCACCTGCAACTACTTCTTTGGTAAACGCGCAGGCTTCAAGGAATTCCAATCGAACATGCCCGCCGTGAGCGTTATCGGCCTTGCGTTAATCGTCGGTGGCGTCATCGTGACCGTTCGCCCGCAGCTTTTGACAAACGGCTTTGGACTTATCGCCCTCATTCTCGCAGTGGTATTCTTGCACAATGGTCTCGGCTACGTGCTCGGCTACAGCGTTGGTCGTTTGTTCAAATTCAACACCGCCAAGAAGCGCACCATCTCCATCGAAGTCGGCGTGCAGAATGCAGGCATGGCAACAGTCCTTGCCGGCGCATTCTTCGCCAACCCAGAGAATCTCGCCCTCCACCCGGAAGCCGCCCTCTGCGTTGTGCCATGCGCCATCAGCTGCGCCTACCATTCCATCAGCGGAACAATCCTCGCCGGCATCTACGCACACATGGACAAGAAGAAAGCAGTGCAAGGGTAA
- the hisE gene encoding phosphoribosyl-ATP diphosphatase encodes MTFEEMYALACQRKKDMPEGKGTTELFKKGPHGIGKKLVEEAAESWMAARFESRDAQCLELSQVLYYVAVMMAEKGLTLEEVYAKL; translated from the coding sequence ATGACGTTTGAAGAAATGTACGCACTGGCCTGCCAGCGCAAGAAAGATATGCCGGAAGGCAAAGGCACCACGGAACTCTTCAAGAAAGGCCCGCACGGCATCGGCAAGAAGCTCGTCGAAGAAGCCGCCGAAAGCTGGATGGCTGCACGCTTTGAATCGCGCGACGCCCAGTGTCTCGAACTTTCTCAAGTACTCTACTATGTTGCCGTCATGATGGCAGAAAAAGGTCTCACCCTCGAAGAAGTGTACGCAAAACTATGA
- a CDS encoding NUDIX hydrolase, with translation MAEEMIDILNSDGTPAGYSRSRTEVHAKGLWHRTVHIWAFAPDGRIVFQLRSHLKENNPNLLDTSCAGHITAGDDSRHAGVRELREEMGITKRPEDLEYLFEATHENALNNRTYFDNEYYDTYKITLSDEEVEHLVPQPGEVDDFILMTRDEFLAMFAQNPEKFVNHPKDYAWIKSIQITQK, from the coding sequence ATGGCAGAAGAGATGATTGACATTTTGAACAGCGACGGGACTCCGGCGGGGTATTCCCGCAGCAGGACAGAAGTCCATGCGAAGGGGCTTTGGCACCGCACCGTCCATATCTGGGCTTTTGCACCCGACGGAAGAATCGTCTTTCAGCTCCGGAGCCACCTCAAGGAAAACAACCCGAACCTGCTCGACACGAGCTGCGCCGGGCATATTACCGCAGGCGACGACAGCCGACACGCTGGCGTCCGCGAACTCCGCGAAGAGATGGGCATCACCAAACGCCCCGAAGACTTGGAATACCTTTTTGAGGCGACCCACGAGAACGCTTTAAACAACAGAACGTATTTCGACAACGAATATTATGACACGTACAAGATAACGCTATCTGACGAAGAAGTGGAACATCTCGTTCCGCAGCCAGGCGAAGTAGACGACTTCATTTTGATGACGCGCGATGAATTTTTGGCCATGTTCGCTCAAAATCCCGAAAAATTCGTAAATCACCCCAAAGATTACGCTTGGATAAAATCAATACAAATTACGCAAAAATAA
- the hisG gene encoding ATP phosphoribosyltransferase, giving the protein MIKVALPNKGMLFEPTQELLKACGYKASKPYKTLTQIDSKNGIEFFFLRPSDIPMYVGRGIIDAGITGIDFNAEAKSPAVKVLDLPFGASKLCAAVPNESPIQSLADLKDATIATSFPNIVESYYKKKMDFVVLEGAVEISVSLGVANAIVDVVETGTTLKQAGLRIIGEPLFRSNAAIFCNPQKTELEEVNTLIRRIQGKLVAQTYMMIEYDCPSELLSKACEMTPGLDAPTVTKLHGREWYSVKAMVPREEANAIMDKLWDAGARSILLFGIESARI; this is encoded by the coding sequence ATGATTAAGGTAGCTCTCCCGAACAAGGGCATGCTCTTTGAACCGACCCAGGAACTCCTCAAGGCCTGCGGTTACAAGGCATCCAAGCCCTACAAGACTTTGACCCAGATCGATTCCAAGAACGGTATCGAATTCTTCTTCCTCCGTCCGAGCGACATCCCGATGTACGTGGGTCGTGGCATCATCGACGCTGGCATCACGGGTATTGACTTCAACGCCGAAGCGAAGAGCCCGGCCGTGAAGGTTTTGGACCTCCCGTTTGGAGCTTCCAAGCTCTGCGCTGCAGTCCCGAACGAAAGCCCGATCCAAAGCCTCGCTGACCTCAAGGATGCAACGATTGCCACAAGCTTCCCGAACATCGTGGAAAGCTACTACAAGAAGAAGATGGACTTCGTGGTGCTCGAAGGCGCCGTCGAAATCTCCGTGAGCCTCGGTGTTGCAAACGCCATCGTAGACGTTGTCGAAACAGGTACGACGCTCAAGCAGGCCGGTCTCCGTATTATCGGCGAACCGCTCTTCCGCTCTAACGCTGCCATTTTCTGCAACCCGCAGAAGACCGAACTCGAAGAAGTCAACACGCTCATCCGCCGCATCCAGGGCAAGCTCGTTGCCCAGACGTACATGATGATCGAGTACGACTGCCCCTCCGAACTTCTCTCGAAGGCTTGCGAAATGACTCCGGGTCTCGACGCCCCGACAGTGACGAAGCTCCACGGTCGCGAATGGTACTCCGTGAAGGCCATGGTGCCGCGCGAAGAAGCCAATGCCATCATGGACAAGCTCTGGGACGCAGGCGCAAGGAGCATCCTCCTGTTCGGCATCGAAAGCGCACGTATCTAA
- a CDS encoding TIGR02147 family protein translates to MPEVLDYLEYREYLKDWFVETKKDNPFTSYRYLGQKTGVDPAWLVRVFQKEGHLNESTLPVFIRICGLDDRRAEYFKTLYRFNKTKAKQTLSELYYKLLELRSLETRVLSEPELAYFGSWACAALRALIGITKDTSDIAGLGKHLNPPISQDDARNALGILKQLGLVVPDGTGGWNITDQIISTGGEVKSSAVRSFHRHTMELAQESLDRHKPEERDISSVVFTADESDLPEIKHKIEEFRRGLLQFARKSERADRVYALNIAMYPLSDKVADPATGPTSPENKGGAK, encoded by the coding sequence ATGCCTGAAGTATTAGATTACCTGGAATATCGCGAGTACCTTAAGGACTGGTTTGTCGAGACCAAGAAAGACAACCCGTTCACCTCGTACCGCTATCTCGGCCAGAAAACCGGCGTGGACCCGGCCTGGCTTGTTCGAGTTTTCCAAAAAGAAGGCCATCTGAACGAGAGCACCCTGCCCGTGTTCATCAGAATTTGCGGCCTAGACGATCGAAGGGCAGAATATTTCAAGACCCTTTACAGGTTCAACAAGACCAAGGCAAAGCAGACGCTCTCCGAGCTTTACTACAAGCTCCTGGAACTCCGTTCCCTTGAAACGCGCGTGCTTTCGGAACCGGAACTCGCCTACTTTGGCAGCTGGGCATGCGCTGCGCTCCGCGCCCTCATCGGCATCACGAAGGACACGAGCGATATCGCAGGCCTCGGCAAGCATTTGAACCCGCCTATTTCGCAGGATGACGCCCGCAACGCGCTCGGCATCTTGAAGCAGCTTGGGCTCGTCGTGCCGGACGGCACCGGCGGCTGGAACATCACCGACCAGATTATCAGTACTGGCGGCGAAGTCAAGAGTTCTGCAGTCCGCAGTTTCCACAGACACACAATGGAACTTGCGCAGGAATCGCTCGACCGCCACAAACCCGAAGAACGCGACATTTCGAGCGTGGTCTTCACCGCAGATGAATCCGACCTGCCTGAAATCAAGCACAAGATTGAAGAATTTCGCCGCGGCCTTCTGCAGTTTGCCCGCAAGAGCGAACGCGCCGACCGCGTTTATGCACTGAACATCGCTATGTACCCCCTTTCCGACAAGGTAGCCGACCCGGCAACAGGCCCTACCTCGCCCGAAAACAAAGGAGGTGCAAAATGA
- a CDS encoding methyltransferase domain-containing protein has protein sequence MSGANSVTSNQETLHKDLEEVVRKYARTTFLRPIADHTREAFAEVEEFVRKFYATRNADPVPAQGRDDMMSGVTSVTRNADNGTAPRAVILDSGCGTGESTIHIARRFPGIPVIGIDKSCARLNKAGNPSQTAGEDVPANAFWIRAELLDFWRLALDYVKACKWTIPYHAVYYPNPWPKQSEATRRFHMHPIFPTLLALGKTIELRTNWEIYAREFAEAARIVFDERAEAGMTIKCESFNSEKPETAFERKYKEARQILWRVLVALPQ, from the coding sequence ATGTCTGGAGCAAATTCCGTAACATCGAATCAGGAAACCCTGCATAAAGATCTTGAAGAAGTTGTCCGCAAATACGCACGGACAACTTTTTTGCGTCCTATCGCAGACCACACACGAGAAGCATTTGCAGAAGTCGAAGAATTCGTGCGGAAGTTCTACGCAACAAGGAATGCCGACCCCGTCCCGGCACAAGGCCGGGATGACATGATGTCCGGGGTGACTAGTGTAACAAGGAATGCCGACAATGGGACTGCGCCGCGAGCTGTGATTCTAGATTCTGGTTGCGGGACAGGCGAAAGTACAATCCACATCGCTCGCCGCTTTCCGGGCATTCCCGTCATCGGGATAGACAAGTCCTGCGCCCGCCTGAACAAGGCCGGCAACCCATCGCAAACGGCGGGCGAAGACGTTCCCGCAAACGCATTCTGGATTCGCGCAGAGTTGTTGGACTTTTGGCGACTCGCATTGGATTACGTCAAAGCATGCAAGTGGACTATTCCATACCATGCGGTTTATTACCCGAACCCGTGGCCAAAGCAAAGCGAAGCCACGAGACGTTTCCACATGCACCCGATTTTCCCGACGCTCCTTGCGCTCGGGAAAACGATTGAACTCCGCACGAACTGGGAAATCTACGCCAGGGAATTCGCCGAAGCCGCGAGAATTGTTTTTGATGAACGCGCGGAAGCGGGAATGACAATTAAGTGCGAGAGTTTCAACTCCGAGAAACCAGAAACGGCCTTCGAGCGCAAATACAAAGAAGCCCGCCAAATACTATGGCGAGTGCTTGTGGCGTTGCCACAGTAG
- a CDS encoding carboxypeptidase-like regulatory domain-containing protein has translation MIFKKKLYIKGMDLKQNNNRRLISLIAPFAIGFSLCACGSDNVAGGGPSGTEAGNAITAQILIANAPAANARVKLVEHNSLDGQGYTATADSNGFVSIEHVAVGNYTMEASLDESALALQLPVDVKDTVSDVTLGQQNLQKSVFIGGSITDFIDDTTESLKNMNGYVKFRGLDHSAAITNGKFEIFGLPAGHLNMVIIPAETADTVKVSVETDAGDSVTTLKPNTPEPEKETLLIDDFEDGDFYHRLAPEYTNFMFGGGQWAINTDPAIVNIDTLPGSFKITPVATYTPFGGSPFTAVIQDDGNGGKEVHFTIEFPDTSAYKQASAIVKVDIGNSGVSYDLTPIDTIAFEAWGQGSSDFVIIDATLKDVDASLGGAAFTIGKTSMELTQEKKKYKFALADIVPNEETRKSATTMGLVFHSDAELHFDNLEFIGNDLLNIWKSNK, from the coding sequence ATGATTTTCAAAAAGAAATTATATATTAAGGGTATGGACTTGAAGCAGAACAACAACAGACGCCTGATTTCGCTGATTGCACCGTTTGCAATCGGGTTTTCGCTTTGCGCCTGCGGTTCTGACAACGTAGCAGGTGGCGGCCCGAGCGGCACAGAAGCTGGCAACGCCATCACTGCACAGATCCTTATCGCCAACGCACCTGCAGCAAATGCACGCGTCAAGCTCGTCGAGCACAACAGTCTCGACGGTCAAGGCTATACGGCTACCGCAGACTCGAACGGCTTTGTCTCCATTGAACACGTCGCCGTTGGCAACTACACGATGGAAGCCTCCCTTGATGAATCCGCACTCGCTCTCCAGCTCCCTGTGGATGTCAAGGACACCGTAAGCGATGTCACACTCGGCCAGCAGAATTTGCAAAAGTCCGTCTTTATCGGCGGTTCAATTACCGACTTTATTGACGATACGACTGAAAGCCTCAAAAACATGAACGGCTACGTCAAGTTCCGCGGCCTCGACCATTCTGCCGCCATCACGAACGGCAAGTTTGAAATCTTCGGTCTCCCGGCAGGTCACCTGAACATGGTGATTATTCCGGCAGAAACAGCCGATACGGTAAAGGTCTCTGTTGAAACGGATGCAGGCGACTCGGTCACAACGCTCAAGCCGAACACTCCGGAACCGGAAAAAGAGACTCTCCTCATTGACGATTTTGAAGACGGGGACTTCTATCACCGCCTCGCTCCCGAATACACGAATTTCATGTTCGGCGGTGGCCAATGGGCAATAAACACCGATCCAGCAATAGTAAACATCGATACATTGCCGGGTTCATTCAAAATCACCCCAGTTGCAACATACACCCCGTTCGGCGGCTCTCCATTTACCGCCGTCATTCAGGATGACGGGAACGGCGGCAAGGAAGTCCACTTTACAATCGAATTCCCGGATACATCCGCATACAAGCAGGCTAGCGCCATTGTCAAAGTGGATATCGGAAATTCTGGTGTAAGCTACGACCTCACCCCCATCGATACGATTGCATTTGAAGCATGGGGTCAGGGATCTTCTGATTTCGTAATTATCGACGCCACGCTCAAGGACGTTGACGCCTCGCTTGGTGGAGCAGCATTCACCATCGGCAAGACCTCCATGGAGCTCACGCAAGAGAAGAAGAAGTACAAGTTCGCACTTGCAGACATTGTACCCAACGAAGAAACACGCAAGAGCGCAACTACGATGGGGCTTGTATTCCACAGCGATGCAGAACTCCACTTCGACAATCTTGAGTTCATCGGCAATGACTTGCTGAACATCTGGAAATCGAACAAATAA
- a CDS encoding putative transporter, producing the protein MDWLIDLFAKPSVGQQVLALSLTAAIGIMLGKVKVKGVSLGGAGALFVGILLGHIGMRIEPSVLHFMQEFGLILFVYTIGMQVGPGFIDSIKRHGLVLNILAVSIVLLGVLATVLIYFTTNMHDNVPVLIGMLCGAVTNTPSLGAANSALTAAGVDASLTGVGYAVAYPFGVIGIILVMILVRVFFRQKPEVAAAEYQKEIAEQSKEIVSCTLRVDNVNLVGCKIKDIPGLISSGAVVTRHARDQVINMPKGDMTLELHDLVHVVGMPDAIESLQKIIGEKQENPITLQKSNLAVKTILVTNKKILGKSIQQLALNDRFGVTVSRVTRGGFKFTGRLDIRVKFADKLLVVGTPESIAAAAKELGDSLTALDHPEILPAFLGIFLGVIVGSIPVAIPGMPTPLKLGLAGGPLIVAIILSRKRKIGPLNFFMANSANLMLRELGITIFLSCVGLNAGIKFFDVLLNGDGFYYMALSAIITFFPLMIVAIVGKAVFKVNYLSLCGVLAGATTDPPALAFANGLSNSEATNVGYASVYPLTMLLRILSGQVLAILLIS; encoded by the coding sequence ATGGACTGGCTAATTGACCTGTTTGCAAAGCCCTCCGTAGGGCAACAAGTACTCGCGCTATCCTTGACGGCTGCCATCGGCATCATGCTGGGCAAGGTCAAGGTGAAAGGCGTGAGCCTTGGGGGAGCTGGCGCTCTTTTCGTAGGAATCCTTCTCGGTCATATCGGAATGCGAATCGAGCCCAGCGTTCTTCATTTTATGCAGGAATTTGGCCTCATTCTCTTTGTCTATACAATCGGTATGCAAGTAGGCCCGGGCTTTATTGACTCCATAAAGCGACACGGTCTGGTGCTCAACATTCTTGCGGTGAGTATCGTCCTCCTGGGTGTACTTGCTACCGTTCTTATTTACTTTACGACGAACATGCACGATAACGTGCCGGTGCTGATTGGCATGCTTTGCGGTGCCGTGACGAACACCCCGTCGCTCGGTGCTGCGAATTCTGCTCTGACGGCGGCTGGCGTAGACGCTTCACTCACGGGCGTTGGCTATGCGGTGGCTTACCCGTTCGGCGTGATTGGCATTATCCTCGTGATGATTCTTGTGCGCGTGTTCTTTAGGCAAAAGCCGGAAGTTGCTGCCGCAGAATACCAGAAAGAAATTGCAGAACAGTCCAAGGAAATCGTCTCTTGCACGCTCCGTGTGGATAACGTAAATCTTGTGGGCTGCAAGATCAAGGACATTCCGGGGCTCATCTCTTCGGGTGCTGTGGTAACGCGCCATGCTCGCGATCAGGTGATTAACATGCCGAAGGGCGATATGACGCTTGAGCTCCATGACTTGGTGCATGTCGTCGGTATGCCGGATGCGATTGAGAGTTTGCAGAAGATTATTGGCGAAAAGCAAGAAAACCCGATTACGCTCCAGAAGTCGAATTTGGCGGTCAAGACGATTCTCGTGACGAACAAGAAAATTCTTGGCAAGAGCATTCAGCAGCTTGCGCTCAATGACCGCTTTGGCGTGACCGTGAGCCGAGTGACGCGTGGCGGATTTAAGTTTACCGGGCGCCTCGATATCCGTGTGAAGTTTGCAGATAAGTTGCTCGTTGTCGGTACGCCGGAAAGCATTGCCGCTGCCGCGAAGGAATTGGGTGACTCGCTCACGGCGCTTGACCATCCGGAAATTCTCCCCGCATTCCTCGGCATTTTCCTCGGCGTGATTGTCGGTAGCATCCCGGTTGCGATTCCTGGCATGCCGACTCCGCTCAAACTCGGCCTTGCTGGCGGCCCGCTGATTGTCGCGATTATCCTCAGCCGTAAACGTAAGATTGGCCCGCTCAACTTCTTCATGGCGAACAGCGCAAACCTCATGCTGCGTGAACTCGGCATTACGATATTCCTCAGCTGCGTGGGTCTCAATGCAGGTATCAAGTTCTTCGATGTGCTCTTGAATGGCGACGGATTCTACTACATGGCGCTCTCGGCGATTATCACGTTCTTCCCGCTGATGATTGTGGCGATTGTTGGCAAGGCGGTGTTCAAGGTCAATTACCTTTCGCTTTGCGGTGTGCTTGCAGGTGCAACGACAGACCCTCCGGCTCTCGCGTTCGCAAACGGCCTCAGCAATTCCGAAGCGACAAACGTTGGTTACGCATCTGTTTATCCGCTCACGATGTTACTGAGAATCTTGAGTGGGCAAGTGCTTGCGATACTGCTAATCTCTTAG
- a CDS encoding MerR family transcriptional regulator, protein MDNTAQNDCEKGKERGVHGGNAMCYSIGEVVKKTGLSVHTLRYYEKEGLLPFVQKNKSGMRAYSDMDLQWLTMIECLKDSGLQIKEIRQYINWYREGDSTLQQRLKLFRSRREAVEKEMKRLTVVLNKIHFKELLYEEAVKQGSLDAADKNPKLLRLKKKLFESPDDFDKVTG, encoded by the coding sequence ATGGACAATACCGCGCAGAACGATTGTGAAAAAGGCAAGGAAAGAGGTGTACATGGGGGTAATGCAATGTGCTATTCTATCGGTGAGGTTGTCAAGAAGACGGGTCTCTCTGTGCATACGTTGCGCTATTACGAAAAAGAGGGACTGCTTCCTTTTGTGCAAAAGAATAAATCCGGAATGCGAGCCTATTCTGATATGGATTTGCAATGGTTGACGATGATTGAATGCCTCAAGGATTCGGGGCTTCAAATCAAGGAAATCCGCCAGTATATCAACTGGTACCGCGAAGGTGATTCTACGTTGCAGCAACGATTGAAACTTTTCCGAAGCCGTCGTGAGGCGGTTGAAAAAGAAATGAAACGCCTTACGGTGGTGCTGAACAAGATCCACTTCAAGGAACTCTTGTACGAGGAAGCTGTCAAGCAGGGAAGCCTTGATGCCGCTGACAAGAATCCGAAACTTTTACGACTCAAGAAAAAACTGTTCGAATCACCGGACGATTTTGACAAGGTAACAGGCTAG
- a CDS encoding patatin-like phospholipase family protein yields the protein MKYKNTAIVVEGGGLRGSYAGGVLDILADKEIKFGGACGTSAGATHLCSFLSGQIGRNFRVDTVHSKSPRYMSFRNLLFTGDYFAFDYCYKQIPYKIDPFEFDKFAAQCQETEFRVCMTDVETGLAEYPRILDYRNEDDMNRIRASASLPILSKVVEIHGKKFLDGGVADSIPFEPMFKSGFERAVVILTRPLGYRKKVNKALPLVKLAFRHYPKFVEAVATRHIRYNQALDRLAKLESEGKVFIYRPSRLIKISDIESNKKKIAQLYELGKEDAHNKMPNLLKFLEG from the coding sequence ATGAAGTACAAAAACACAGCCATTGTTGTCGAGGGCGGCGGTTTACGCGGGTCGTATGCCGGCGGCGTTCTTGACATACTCGCCGACAAAGAAATCAAGTTTGGCGGGGCCTGCGGCACATCGGCAGGCGCCACGCACCTGTGCAGTTTTCTCTCAGGACAAATCGGGCGCAACTTCCGCGTCGATACCGTGCACTCCAAGAGCCCGCGCTACATGAGCTTCAGGAACCTGCTTTTCACAGGCGACTACTTTGCTTTCGACTATTGCTACAAGCAAATTCCATACAAAATTGACCCGTTTGAATTTGACAAGTTCGCCGCCCAGTGCCAAGAGACCGAATTCCGCGTCTGCATGACAGACGTTGAAACCGGTCTTGCCGAATACCCGCGCATTTTGGACTACCGCAACGAAGACGACATGAACCGCATCCGCGCATCGGCAAGTCTCCCGATTTTAAGCAAGGTCGTCGAAATCCACGGGAAAAAGTTCCTGGATGGCGGCGTCGCCGACAGTATTCCGTTCGAGCCCATGTTCAAAAGTGGTTTTGAACGCGCCGTCGTGATTCTCACGCGCCCGCTCGGCTACCGCAAAAAGGTCAACAAGGCCCTCCCGCTCGTCAAGCTTGCCTTCCGTCATTACCCGAAATTCGTCGAAGCGGTCGCCACGCGCCATATCCGCTACAACCAGGCGCTCGACAGGCTCGCCAAACTCGAATCCGAGGGCAAAGTCTTCATCTACCGCCCGAGCCGCCTCATCAAAATTTCGGACATCGAGAGCAACAAGAAGAAAATCGCCCAGCTTTACGAGCTCGGCAAGGAAGACGCGCACAACAAAATGCCGAATTTGCTGAAATTTTTGGAAGGATAG
- a CDS encoding MBL fold metallo-hydrolase has product MIIALSTLFILGTVGVLFLNQAKFGRIPQGKRLERIKQSPHYDGQKFVNDEKTVTMTGDKNLFETTLEFLFGKRSQTVPDTALTVVKTDLKSLPQDRDWIVWFGHSSYLMNLSGKKILVDPVFYQGSPVSFVNKMFKGTDVYKPVDMPDIDYLVISHDHWDHLDYQAVKELEPRVKRVVTGLGVGEHFEYWGYPVEKLVELDWWETVDLEAAEDAKFVVTSTPARHFSGRGIRPNKSLWSSFVFNTPKRTVWIGGDSGYGKHFKKIGEKFADIDLAILENGQYNEDWNQIHALPEQLSKEMLDLNANRYMTVHHSKFCLAYHSYFEPLENAKRAAQESGKLVLMPQMGEVVYLE; this is encoded by the coding sequence ATGATTATCGCACTTTCGACCCTTTTTATTTTGGGAACCGTTGGCGTGCTGTTCCTGAACCAAGCGAAATTTGGGCGTATTCCGCAAGGTAAACGCCTTGAACGCATTAAGCAGTCACCACATTACGATGGCCAGAAGTTCGTGAATGACGAAAAGACTGTCACAATGACGGGTGATAAGAACTTGTTTGAAACGACGCTTGAATTCTTGTTCGGCAAAAGGTCGCAAACCGTTCCCGATACAGCGCTGACGGTTGTCAAGACGGACTTAAAATCGCTACCGCAGGACCGTGATTGGATTGTCTGGTTTGGACATTCTTCGTATCTGATGAACTTGTCCGGGAAAAAGATCCTTGTGGATCCCGTGTTTTATCAGGGCTCGCCAGTAAGCTTTGTGAACAAGATGTTCAAGGGAACAGACGTTTACAAGCCTGTTGACATGCCGGATATCGATTACCTGGTGATTTCGCATGACCACTGGGATCATCTGGATTATCAGGCCGTGAAAGAACTCGAACCGCGCGTAAAGCGTGTGGTGACGGGACTTGGCGTGGGTGAACATTTTGAATACTGGGGTTACCCTGTCGAAAAACTCGTGGAACTTGATTGGTGGGAAACTGTTGACTTGGAAGCGGCTGAGGATGCAAAGTTTGTGGTGACATCGACACCTGCTAGACATTTTTCGGGTCGTGGGATAAGGCCGAATAAGTCGCTGTGGTCCTCGTTTGTGTTCAATACTCCGAAACGCACTGTTTGGATTGGTGGTGATAGCGGTTACGGCAAGCATTTCAAGAAGATTGGTGAAAAATTTGCAGATATCGACCTCGCCATTCTCGAGAACGGGCAGTACAATGAAGATTGGAACCAAATTCATGCCTTGCCCGAACAGCTCAGTAAAGAAATGCTGGACTTGAATGCCAATCGATACATGACGGTTCATCATTCCAAGTTCTGCTTGGCTTATCATTCTTATTTCGAACCGCTCGAAAACGCAAAACGCGCCGCTCAGGAATCAGGAAAGCTTGTGCTTATGCCGCAAATGGGCGAAGTAGTGTATCTGGAGTAG